TTCCGCTCTCATAGCCGGGTGGAGTGTAGATGGTGATGCGTCGTTGCTCCTTCAGCGTGGGGCTGTGGTACCATCGACGTGCAACCGTTCCGTGAGGTACATCGTTCACGCTGTAGAGATCACCTGGATGGCCGGGGATGATGAACAGATTTGTGATCGAGGCGACATCGCGAACCATGGCTACATTGGAGGGGTCATTCATGCGTTGGCCATCCACTACAAATGAATAGTTGTAAAGTTCAGACGCCAGTGGTTCAGGAGTGGTGTACTCCCACACGCCGCCTTCGCCCTCTTTGAGCTGGGCAGTTCCCGGGGCATCGAATTTACCGTAAGGGGTTTCCAACTGTTGGGGTGCCAGGAAATCACCGGTCACCTCCACCTTCACCGCCTTGGGTGCTCTTAGGCGGAACGTTACGGTGTGATCATCATGTATCTCGGGGGACACAATTTGTGAGCCACCCCATAGTGCTTGCTGTGCGAAAGTAATCGCAGTAACAAACAAGGCCAATGCCAGAATCGTCAATCGTTTCATTTGAACAGACTTTTATTATTGTTATTATTTACTTCCTGAAATTGCGGGAGAGGTATCGCAGACAGTTGTACAAGGCAGAATGCCAGTACTCCCAGGTATGTCCACCGTCACGTACCCGGAACTCATGCCTGATCTGTTTTTGGCGCATGGCCTGAGTGAGCTCTATGTTGCGGTCGAGCAGAAAATCATCGTCCCCACAATCTACAAACCAGTTCACCGAACGCAGTGTTTTGATGCGTTCTTCATCAGCCTCAGTCACAAAGCGTACGGCACTGTTCTCCTGAACCGATTTCGTGAGGATTGCCATCTTGTCATCGGGGCGCTGTGAAGGAGCTGCATCACGCTGAGGGATATCCATCAGGGCACTCATCGCATATACCGCGTTGAACAGTTCAGGATGCTTCTGCCCATATACCGTGGCACCACCGCCACCCATCGACAACCCGGCTACCGCGCGGTTTTCTTTGTTTCCGATGACCCTGTAAGTAGATTCAATATAGGGCAGGAATTCAGTGAAAAAGAAAGTTTCGTATGCCCAACTCGGCATGTCGAAGTAGCCGTTCCATGCCCCCTCGTAGATGTTACCACCTGCGTTTGGGGTCACGATGATCATCTCAACCGCCTCTCCGGAGGCGATGAGTTGGTCTGCCACATCTTTGACGTGTCCACGCTCATACCACCCCTTGTTGGTATCGTTCATCCCGTGAAGAAGGTAAAGAATGGGATATTTTTTGTCCGGATCCTGACCGTAGGTGAGGGGGAGGTAAATGGTATACTCACGTTCGGCGTTCAGCACCTTGCTCTGAATGGTTTTCGTTTCAACCTTACTCTGCGGCATCCTTGGGGGTTGTGCAAAGCAAAAGATCGTCAAGAAAATCAACCATAAAGTAAAAAATGTACGCTTCATATTTTCATGTTTTTTTTAGAGCTTATTGGTATAAATTGATCCTGGCATGGATGTTTTTCAGAATATTAAAGAATTTGATTCCGCAAGTTAGTGATTTTACCTTATAACGTGAGTTCGGGATAAGAAAAGCATAAAAAAAGTTGTGATATAGGGAGATTATTTGTATATTTATAGCTGATAATCAAACAAATAACAAACATCAGCCCTATGATCACAACAGACAAAGTTATTGAAATATTTTGTATTGCCGACGATTTTTGTGCAGAATATGAGAATGAAATTCAGAATCATCAACTTCAAGCCGGGGGTACAACTAAAAGGAGAAACAGGAAAACGCAAATGTCCCAGAGCGAGATTATTGCCGTGATGGTCTGTTTCCACTGCGGAACCTTCCATAATTTCAAGAATTATTACCTGTTTTATATTTGCAAACACATGAAGAGCTATTTTCCAAATGCCGTTTCCTACAACCGTTTTGTCGAGTTGCAACCCAGGGTGATTGTACCTTTCATGCTCTTGCTCAAACTCTTTGGATTTGGTGAATGCACAGGCATTACATATGTGGATAGCACTCCCATTAAAGTATGTCATAACAAGCGTATACACTCGAATAAAGTATTCAGGGATCTGGCACAAAGAGGGAAAAGTACGATGGGCTGGTTTTTTGGATTCAAGCTTCATCTGGTCTGTAACGAAAAGGGTGAATTGCTGAATTTCTCTCTCACAAAAGGCAATGTCGACGATAGAAACCCTGACGTAATCAATGTTCTTACCAAAGATCTTTTCGGTAAACTATATGCAGACAAGGGTTACATCAGCACAAAGCTCTTCGAGATGCTGTTTGACCAGGGTGTTCATTTAGTGACCGGTATACGCTCAAATATGAAAAATTCCCTGATGTCATTCCGCGACAAGATTCTCTTACGCAAAAGATCTGTAATTGAGTCCATCAATGATGAACTGAAGAATATCTGCCAGATAGAACATTCAAGGCATCGTTCCACACATAATTTCATCATGAACATAATTGCTGCATTGGTGGCATATTGTTTCTTTCCCAAAAAGCCTTCAATCAAATTTGAAGTGGAAAAGTCAAGTCAATTAACCATTTGGGGATAATATGTTATCCCGAACTCACGTTTATACAAAGAACCTGATTGTTCCATTTTATAGTAATAAAAGTGTAGAAGCTTCAATCACAAAGGAAAAACTGAAGATGATAAACGAAAAAAACTCCCTTCAGTTTTTCCTGAAAGGAGTTTCACTGTGCGGCCGAAGGGACTCGAACCCCCACGCCTCTCGGCACCAGATCCTAAGTCTGGCGCGGCTACCAATTACGCCACGGCCGCGAATGGAACTGCAAAGATACAATTATTTATGATATGGCTGATTCAGTTGTTCAATTTTTTCACCAGCGAATCGATCACCTCCGGGAAATGGGCATATTCCAGCGCATGCACCTTACGGGCCACCTCTTCGGGTGTGTCACCCGGCAACAGTTCACAGCGCGCCTGGAAGATGATATCCCCCTCATCATAGTGCTCATTCACATAATGGATGGTGATTCCCGACTCGCTGTCACCGGCCTCTACCACCGCACGGTGTACCCGGTCGCCATACATTCCCTTGCCACCATAGAGGGGCAGCAACGCCGGGTGGATGTTGACGATGCGCCGGGGATAGGCATCCAGCAAGGGCTGCGACACCTTCAGCAGAAACCCAGCCAGTACGATGAAATCAACATGATGTTGCCTGAGCAGATCGAGCACCTCATTTCCATTGTCAAATGCCTTTTTGCTGCATGTTACAGAGGGGATTCCCAACCTACGTGCACGTGCATGCACAGGGGCATCTGCCTTGTTGGAGAGAATCAGTGCGATTTTCACGTCGTCACGCTGGTGAAAGTAGCGGGCAATCTGCTCGGCATTGCTGCCGCTACCCGAAGCAAAAAGGGCCAGTAAAACCATAAAAAGAGGTAAATTATTGCACAAACATGGCTATTTTGTGCATTTTTATTGAATTTAATCGACAATTGTTTGCACAATTAGAGAAAAAATGCGTTACTTTGCAAGCGCAAATGTAAGAATAATATTTTATTTATTAATTAATATCGAAAGTTATGTCTGAAGTAGCACAAAGAGTGAAATCGATCATTGTTGACAAACTGGGTGTAGAAGAATCTGAAGTAACAGAAACCGCCAGCTTCACCAATGACCTGGGCGCTGATTCTCTTGACACGGTAGAGCTGATTATGGAATTCGAGAAGGAATTCAACATCTCTATCCCGGATGATCAGGCTGAAAAGATCTCTTCAGTGGGAGATGCTGTTGCCTACGTAGAACAACACGCAAAATAATCCGTCCCTACATGGAGTTAAAGAGAGTTGTAGTAACAGGCCTGGGAGCGATTACACCGCTGGGGAAAGACGTTCAGACCACTTGGGAGAACGCCCTGGCAGGTAAGAGCGGTGCCGGGCCTATTACTCATTTCGATGCATCCCTTTTCAAGACGCAGTTCGCCTGCGAAGTGAAGGATTTCAACCCGGCTGATCACTTTGACCGCAAAGAGATCAGAAAGTACGACCGTTATTCACAGCTGGCCATCAAGGCTGCCAAGGATGCAATGGGCGATTCCGGACTGGACCTGGAGAAGGAGAACCTGGACCGCATCGGAGTGATTTTTTCTGCCGGGATCGGCGGCATCAAGACGTTTGAAGATGAGGTGGGTGAATATTTCACCAACAAGGAGAGAGGGCCCAAGTTCAATCCCTTTTTCATTCCGAAAATGATAGCGGATATCGCTGCAGGGCATATCTCTATGATTTATGGACTGAGAGGACCCAACTACGCGACCGTTTCGGCTTGTGCCTCTTCCACCAACGCCATCGTAGACGCGTTCAACCTGATACGCCTCGGGAAAGCAAACGCCATCGTCACCGGTGGTGCCGAAGCGACCATCAGCCCCTCAGCTGTGGGTGGTTTCAACGCGATGCATGCCATCTCCACACGCAATGACGATCCCCTCACCGCTTCACGCCCCTTCAGCGCCAGCCGCGACGGGTTTGTTATGGGTGAAGGGGGAACGGCACTCATCCTGGAGGAGTTGGAACACGCCATCGCACGGGGTGCCACCATCTACGCAGAGGTAGCTGGCGGTGGCATGTCGGCCGATGCCTATCACCTCACCGCCTCCCATCCCGACGGGCTGGGTGCGAAACTGGTGATGCGCAACGCGCTGGAGGATGCCGGGATGACTCCCGACCAGATCGACTACATCAATGTACATGGAACAGCCACGCCGGTGGGTGATATATCAGAATCTAAAGCGATTCTCGATGTTTTTGGTGAGCACAGCTATAAGCTGAACATCAGCTCTACGAAGTCGATGACCGGCCACCTTCTCGGTGGAGCGGGAGCCTTGGAGGCGATGCTCTCCATCCTGGCCATCCGCGATCAGGTAGTCCCCCCCACCATCAACTTCACCGAGGGGGATGAGGACCCGGAGATTGATTACCGGTTAAATTTCACATTCAACAAAGCTCAAAAAAGAGAGATAAGAGCTGCGTTATCGAACACTTTTGGCTTTGGAGGACACAACGCAAGTGTAATTCTCAAGCAATACAACCAGTAGTGTGTTAAGAAGATTTGTCAAAAGAGTAAAGGCTCTCCCGCACAAGGGTAAGGAGCCTTATCTTTCGTTTTACAAGGTACTGGGATTCTATCCCGACTGGATTGATCTCTACCGGGAAGCCATGACACACCGCTCCTCATCCGTCCGTTCAAAAAAAGGGAAGTGGGTGAACAACGAGCGGCTCGAGTTCCTGGGCGATGCCATCCTCGATGCCATCGTGGCCGATATCCTTTACAAGCAGTTCGACCACAAGAAAGAGGGATTTCTCACCAGTACCCGTTCACGCATCGTGCAGCGTGAAACCCTCAACAAGATTGCCATCGAGCTGGGTCTCGACAAGCTGATTGTCTCCTCCACCCGCAACCTTGCCCACAACACGAATATCTACGGTGACGCACTGGAAGCACTCATCGGTGCCATCTACCTGGATCAGGGCTATCGCGTGGCAAAGCATTTTGTTTATGAGACGTTGATCAAGCAGCACATCAACATGGATAAAGTGCTCAAGAGCGAGGTGGACTTTAAGTCGCGGCTCATTGAGTGGGGACAGAAGAACAAGGTGGAGGTGTCGTTCGAGGTGACAGAATCATCGTACGATGGGCAGAACAACCCGGTATTCTTTTCCTGTGCCCGGGTAGCAGGGGTTGAGGTCGGCTCCGGAAAAGGTTATTCGAAGAAGGAGTCACACCAGATGGCTGCCAAGATCGCCATCAAAAAACTGCGGGAGAGCAACGAACTGCAGGAAGTGCTGCTGAAGGAAACTGAACCTGAATCTTCCGGTGGCTCAGGCAACCAGGAAGAATAGAGAATCACAGCACAATGATAAAAGAAAAGGCACCTTCCGGTGCCTTTTCTTTTGTTACCATATCCCGAAGGAGATCCCCATCCGTTTGCCCTGTACCACCAGATCGGTGTCGGGCGTTACCAGGCTCAGTTTCCCCGCCACCTCCTCAAGCGGCACATCGGAGATCCGGTTGCCCAGCTTGGCCACCATCCGTCCAAAGCGTCCCTCATGAATGAGCTGTGCGGCATGCCCCCCCAGCAGGGTGCCCAGGTTGCGATCGTAAGGTGATGGTGAACCACCACGCTGGATATAACCCAATACGGTTTCTCTTGTTTCAAATCCAGTCTGTTCCTGTATCTCCCGGGCAAAGTAAAAACCGGGCTTCTCGTTGGAAGGCACCTCAATGCCTTCGGCTACAGCCACGATGGAGTATGCTTTCCCCATCTCCATACGTTTCTTGATCTTGTCGATCACCACCTTCATGTTGAACCCCAGCTCGGGCAGCAGGATGATATCGGCCCCCCCTGCCATCCCGGCGTAGAGGGTGATCCATCCCGCATGGTGACCCATCAGCTCGATCACCATCACACGGCGGTGTGAACTGGCGGTGGAGTGAAGCCGGTCAATTGCATCGGTGGCGATGTTGACCGCGGTATCGAAGCCGAAGGTGACATCGGTTCCGTAAATATCATTGTCGATGGTCTTTGGCACCCCCACCACGTTCAGGCCCAGTTCGGAAAGCATCCAGGTGGTTCGCTGCGTGCCGTTACCGCCGATGCATACCAGGCAGTCGAGTTCCAGCTCATGGTAGGCATTCTTGATCTGTTCACGGTCCTTCTCGTCGGGTGAATTGATCATCTTCCGGAACACTTTCTCGCGGGCAGTACCCAGGATGGTGCCACCAAGGTTAAGGATCCCGGAGAGAGACTGATCGGTGAGTTCAACGATATCCTTGTAGAGCAACCCGGAAAAACCATTCTGGATACCGATCACTTGCATGTCATAATTGTTGATCGCTGTTTTACCGACGCCCCGGATGGTGGCGTTGATGCCGGGGGCATCGCCGCCCGAAGTGAGAATACCTACCTTCATATGTTCTGATTTAAGAGAGATACAAAGAAAAGGAAAAAAGCGAAAGAATGAACACTTCACTTCCTTTATTTCAAAAAAAGATGGAATCGGCGAAGAAAAAGCAAGGACAACGCTCTCAGGAATGGAGACGTTGGTGGATCACCAAGGCAGCACTCATGGAGGCTCCCGGCTCTCCCAACCTCTCCTGTAGCTCCCTGTAGCTCAAAAGTATGTTGTTACGATAGCTCTGCACATGGAGGAGCTGATGAAGCTCCCTGCGGATATTTTCCACGGTGAAGAACTTGGCGAATAGCTCCTTCACCACCTCACGTCCACAAATCAGGTTGACCAACGAGATATAAGGTGTATGCAGCAGATGTTTAAAGCCCCAGTAAGTGAGGTGCGGCAAAGAGGTCTTGTAGCAGACCACCTGCGGTACATTGAGCAGCGCTGTCTCGAGGGTTGCAGTGCCGGAGGTGACCAACGCAACCTCCGACTGTGCCAGGATGCGATAGGTTTGTCCGAAGAGCACCTTCACCTGCGGGAAACCTGTCTCGTAGGCTTTATAGAATGAGGGGTCGATACCTGGAGCACCCGCCACGATGAACTGGTAGCCGTCAGCAAACCCTTTCACCGCTTCCAGCATAGAGGGAAGGTTGATGCGAATCTCCTGCTGACGACTGCCGGCAAGCAGCGCGATCACAGGTTTCTCTTCCAGTCCGTTTTCTTCCGCAAACTGACGGAATGTCTCCTCCTGATGGTCACGCTGTGCAATTGCATCGACTGTGGGGTTGCCCACATAATGCACCGGGTAGTGATGTTTCCTAAAGAAATCGACCTCGAAAGGGAGTATGCTGAGCATCTCATCCACATATTTCTTAAACGCATTCACCCGGTATTCCTTCCAGGCCCACACTTTGGGGGATATATAATAAAAGACCGGGATCTTAAGCTCAAGTTTCACATACTTCGCTATCTTCAGATTAAAACCGGGATAGTCCACCAGGACCACCGCATCGGGACGATAGGAGGCGATATCGCTCTTGCAGAAGGATAGGTTGCGCAGGATGGTGCCTGCATGCAGCACCACAGGGATCAGCCCCATATAGGCCATCTCGCGGTAATGCTTCACCAGCGTTCCCCCGGCTTGTTCCATCAGGTCACCACCGAAGAAACGGAATTCCGCTTCCACGTCAAGTTCCCGAAGCGATCGCATCAGGTTCGATGCATGCAGATCGCCAGATGCTTCTCCTGCTATGATGTAGTATTTCATATTATTCGCTGTAAGCTAAACGTTCCAAGTTTTGAGTTCAGGCAGGAAGTCATAGGCCGTCATGTCAATTTTTACCGGTACCACGGCTGCATACCCCCTGGCCAGAGCCCACTCATCGTTGTCCTCGTTGTCAGCCTGCCAGTTCTCGAAGTTACCGGTCATCCAGTATACATCTCTTCCAGCACCATCCTTCGATCGCTGGTATTCGTTCACCCACTTACCCTCGGTTTGGGTAGTCATCCTAACTCCCTTTATTTCACCCGCCGGTACGTTGACATTGAGGCAGACACCCCGGGGCAGTCGCTTATCCAGCACCTCTGTCGCCAACCGACGGGCTACTGCTGCAGTCACCGAGAAATCGGCATCAGGTGAGAAGTCACAGAGCGAGAAGCCGATGGAGGGCACCTCAAAGATACAACCCTCGATGGCGGCTCCCATGGTGCCTGAGTAGATGACACTGATCCCGGCGTTGGAACCGTGGTTGATACCAGAGACCAACAGGTCAGGCTTGCGCGGTACAAACTCATTCAGTGCCAGTTTCACACAGTCTACCGGCGTTCCGTTACAGTGGTATGCGGTCAGCCCCTCTTCACGGTGGTATACCCTGGCCCTTAGCGGCTGGGAGGTGGAGATGGCGCTCGACATTCCAGACCGATGTGAGTCGGGTGCAAAAACGATGATATCACCCAGCCCCTTCATCGCTTCAATCAGCGATTTAATCCCTTTTGCCTGATAACCATCGTCATTGGTGACCAGGATCAGCGGTTTCTCATTACTCATAAACAAATCTTCCATTCACGCAAAGATAATGAAATAATGCCATTCATTGGTTGTCTCATATGTTACGAAACTATTAAAAATCACCACTCCATGATTCATCCGTCAACTATTTCGTATCTTTGGTTGTTTTTTATTCAGTATATAATCAAATTCAGATATGCGAAATTTAACAATCCTTTTCTACCTGCTGATTGCTTCGGCAGCTCTGTCTGCTTCGGAGGTGAAGCCGGTAAAGAATCTTATCGTGATGATTCCCGATGGAACAACCCTCAGTGTCTACTCTGCTGCTCGCTGGTTCAAGCATTACAACGGCATGGGTGATCGACTCAACGTTGATCCATACATCACCGGCACCGTCACCACCTTCTCTTCGAACGCACCCATCGGTGACTCAGCTCCCACCGGCTCAACCTACGCTACCGGCGTGCTACAGCAGTCGGGCAACGTGGCCATCCACCCCGAGGTGTCGGACAATGATATCTTCCCGGTATCTGCCGACCGTAGTTTACAACCGGCAGCAACCATCCTGGAAGCTTCCAGGATCATGAAACAGAAAGCTGTGGGTCTGGTGGTCACCTGCGAGTTTCCCCACGCCACGCCGGCGGACTTCTCGGCACATCACTATAAAAGGAGCAACTATAAAGCTTTGGCACCACAAATCGCCTACCAGAACCTGGATGTGTTGTTCGGAGGGGGCAACGGCATCCTCACCGACGATATCAAGAAGCACTTCGCCAACAACGGTACCACATTGATCAGCGACGACAGACAGGCACTCCTCAACTACAACGGAACAGAAAAGGTGTGGGCCCTCTTCGGTGAGAAAGCTCTCCCCTACAACATCGACCGCAACCCTGACAGGGTGCCCTCCCTCGCTGAGATGACCGGCAAGGCACTGGAACTGCTCTCGAAAAAGGAGAACGGCTTTTTCCTGATGGTGGAAGGGAGTCAGGTAGACTGGGCAGCGCACGCCAACGATGCCGCCACCATGATTGATGAGTACCTCGCCTTCGATGAAGCGGTGGGCAAGGCGATAGAGTTTGCCAAGGCTGACGGCAACACTGCCGTGGTGATCGTCTCCGATCACGGTAACAGCGGCTTCTCGATTGGCAGCAGACGTTGCGGTGGCTACGACCGCCTCTCGCTGGAGCAGGTCTTCGGCACCGTATCGGGTTACAAACTGAGCAGCAATGCCCTGGAGTCGATTCTCATTGAAACGCCTTCAGATCAGTTCAAAAGTGTCTTCATGGAGTATACCGGCATCGATCTCACAGATGACGAACTGGCGCTCCTCCTGACTTCGAAGAATTACAAGGAGACGGATTACACCAAGGTCGGCACCAGTAACAACCTGGCACACAACATCGGAAATATCCTAAACGAACGCACCTGCTTTGGCTTCACCACCGGTGGCCATACCGGTGAAGAAGTGTTGTTGGCAGCCTACCACCCCGAGGGTGATGTGCCACGCGGCAACATGCGCAACACGGAGTTAAACCGCTACCTGCAAAAGGTGAGCGGACTTGAGTGCACTCTTGAGCAACTTTCGGATCGTATTTTTGTGAAAC
This genomic window from Dysgonomonadaceae bacterium zrk40 contains:
- a CDS encoding alkaline phosphatase — translated: MRNLTILFYLLIASAALSASEVKPVKNLIVMIPDGTTLSVYSAARWFKHYNGMGDRLNVDPYITGTVTTFSSNAPIGDSAPTGSTYATGVLQQSGNVAIHPEVSDNDIFPVSADRSLQPAATILEASRIMKQKAVGLVVTCEFPHATPADFSAHHYKRSNYKALAPQIAYQNLDVLFGGGNGILTDDIKKHFANNGTTLISDDRQALLNYNGTEKVWALFGEKALPYNIDRNPDRVPSLAEMTGKALELLSKKENGFFLMVEGSQVDWAAHANDAATMIDEYLAFDEAVGKAIEFAKADGNTAVVIVSDHGNSGFSIGSRRCGGYDRLSLEQVFGTVSGYKLSSNALESILIETPSDQFKSVFMEYTGIDLTDDELALLLTSKNYKETDYTKVGTSNNLAHNIGNILNERTCFGFTTGGHTGEEVLLAAYHPEGDVPRGNMRNTELNRYLQKVSGLECTLEQLSDRIFVKHTEVFEGMSYSIIRDNPDFPVLMVKKGRTTLEIPAFSSVAKKNGKPFDIGSVVVYIDKNDTFYLPSNLKEMF
- a CDS encoding esterase family protein — its product is MKRTFFTLWLIFLTIFCFAQPPRMPQSKVETKTIQSKVLNAEREYTIYLPLTYGQDPDKKYPILYLLHGMNDTNKGWYERGHVKDVADQLIASGEAVEMIIVTPNAGGNIYEGAWNGYFDMPSWAYETFFFTEFLPYIESTYRVIGNKENRAVAGLSMGGGGATVYGQKHPELFNAVYAMSALMDIPQRDAAPSQRPDDKMAILTKSVQENSAVRFVTEADEERIKTLRSVNWFVDCGDDDFLLDRNIELTQAMRQKQIRHEFRVRDGGHTWEYWHSALYNCLRYLSRNFRK
- the rnc gene encoding ribonuclease III, which codes for MLRRFVKRVKALPHKGKEPYLSFYKVLGFYPDWIDLYREAMTHRSSSVRSKKGKWVNNERLEFLGDAILDAIVADILYKQFDHKKEGFLTSTRSRIVQRETLNKIAIELGLDKLIVSSTRNLAHNTNIYGDALEALIGAIYLDQGYRVAKHFVYETLIKQHINMDKVLKSEVDFKSRLIEWGQKNKVEVSFEVTESSYDGQNNPVFFSCARVAGVEVGSGKGYSKKESHQMAAKIAIKKLRESNELQEVLLKETEPESSGGSGNQEE
- the fabF gene encoding beta-ketoacyl-ACP synthase II — translated: MELKRVVVTGLGAITPLGKDVQTTWENALAGKSGAGPITHFDASLFKTQFACEVKDFNPADHFDRKEIRKYDRYSQLAIKAAKDAMGDSGLDLEKENLDRIGVIFSAGIGGIKTFEDEVGEYFTNKERGPKFNPFFIPKMIADIAAGHISMIYGLRGPNYATVSACASSTNAIVDAFNLIRLGKANAIVTGGAEATISPSAVGGFNAMHAISTRNDDPLTASRPFSASRDGFVMGEGGTALILEELEHAIARGATIYAEVAGGGMSADAYHLTASHPDGLGAKLVMRNALEDAGMTPDQIDYINVHGTATPVGDISESKAILDVFGEHSYKLNISSTKSMTGHLLGGAGALEAMLSILAIRDQVVPPTINFTEGDEDPEIDYRLNFTFNKAQKREIRAALSNTFGFGGHNASVILKQYNQ
- the surE gene encoding 5'/3'-nucleotidase SurE; this translates as MSNEKPLILVTNDDGYQAKGIKSLIEAMKGLGDIIVFAPDSHRSGMSSAISTSQPLRARVYHREEGLTAYHCNGTPVDCVKLALNEFVPRKPDLLVSGINHGSNAGISVIYSGTMGAAIEGCIFEVPSIGFSLCDFSPDADFSVTAAVARRLATEVLDKRLPRGVCLNVNVPAGEIKGVRMTTQTEGKWVNEYQRSKDGAGRDVYWMTGNFENWQADNEDNDEWALARGYAAVVPVKIDMTAYDFLPELKTWNV
- the lpxB gene encoding lipid-A-disaccharide synthase: MKYYIIAGEASGDLHASNLMRSLRELDVEAEFRFFGGDLMEQAGGTLVKHYREMAYMGLIPVVLHAGTILRNLSFCKSDIASYRPDAVVLVDYPGFNLKIAKYVKLELKIPVFYYISPKVWAWKEYRVNAFKKYVDEMLSILPFEVDFFRKHHYPVHYVGNPTVDAIAQRDHQEETFRQFAEENGLEEKPVIALLAGSRQQEIRINLPSMLEAVKGFADGYQFIVAGAPGIDPSFYKAYETGFPQVKVLFGQTYRILAQSEVALVTSGTATLETALLNVPQVVCYKTSLPHLTYWGFKHLLHTPYISLVNLICGREVVKELFAKFFTVENIRRELHQLLHVQSYRNNILLSYRELQERLGEPGASMSAALVIHQRLHS
- a CDS encoding acyl carrier protein; the protein is MSEVAQRVKSIIVDKLGVEESEVTETASFTNDLGADSLDTVELIMEFEKEFNISIPDDQAEKISSVGDAVAYVEQHAK
- the purN gene encoding phosphoribosylglycinamide formyltransferase, with protein sequence MVLLALFASGSGSNAEQIARYFHQRDDVKIALILSNKADAPVHARARRLGIPSVTCSKKAFDNGNEVLDLLRQHHVDFIVLAGFLLKVSQPLLDAYPRRIVNIHPALLPLYGGKGMYGDRVHRAVVEAGDSESGITIHYVNEHYDEGDIIFQARCELLPGDTPEEVARKVHALEYAHFPEVIDSLVKKLNN
- a CDS encoding 6-phosphofructokinase, producing MKVGILTSGGDAPGINATIRGVGKTAINNYDMQVIGIQNGFSGLLYKDIVELTDQSLSGILNLGGTILGTAREKVFRKMINSPDEKDREQIKNAYHELELDCLVCIGGNGTQRTTWMLSELGLNVVGVPKTIDNDIYGTDVTFGFDTAVNIATDAIDRLHSTASSHRRVMVIELMGHHAGWITLYAGMAGGADIILLPELGFNMKVVIDKIKKRMEMGKAYSIVAVAEGIEVPSNEKPGFYFAREIQEQTGFETRETVLGYIQRGGSPSPYDRNLGTLLGGHAAQLIHEGRFGRMVAKLGNRISDVPLEEVAGKLSLVTPDTDLVVQGKRMGISFGIW
- a CDS encoding IS982 family transposase, with product MITTDKVIEIFCIADDFCAEYENEIQNHQLQAGGTTKRRNRKTQMSQSEIIAVMVCFHCGTFHNFKNYYLFYICKHMKSYFPNAVSYNRFVELQPRVIVPFMLLLKLFGFGECTGITYVDSTPIKVCHNKRIHSNKVFRDLAQRGKSTMGWFFGFKLHLVCNEKGELLNFSLTKGNVDDRNPDVINVLTKDLFGKLYADKGYISTKLFEMLFDQGVHLVTGIRSNMKNSLMSFRDKILLRKRSVIESINDELKNICQIEHSRHRSTHNFIMNIIAALVAYCFFPKKPSIKFEVEKSSQLTIWG